The Streptomyces aurantiacus genome includes a region encoding these proteins:
- a CDS encoding TetR/AcrR family transcriptional regulator, with protein sequence MSNPPAGTRMRADARRNHERLVAEARTTFAEHGADASLEDVAKRAGVGIGTLYRHFPNRHALLSAVFADAVSDLLDRSRELLDDPQPCTALVTWLRAVITHAGEYRGLSRALMSASHDDASALARCSGPMREAGSALLTRAQRAGAVRPGVSIGDLLQLTNAIALAAEETPGDPELADRLLTLTLRGLKA encoded by the coding sequence ATGTCCAACCCGCCGGCAGGCACACGCATGCGCGCCGACGCCCGGCGCAACCACGAGCGGCTGGTGGCCGAAGCACGGACCACGTTCGCCGAACACGGCGCCGACGCCTCCCTGGAGGACGTGGCGAAACGCGCCGGCGTGGGCATCGGCACGCTGTACCGCCACTTCCCGAACCGGCACGCACTGCTGAGCGCGGTCTTCGCGGACGCGGTGAGTGATCTGCTGGACCGCTCACGCGAACTGCTCGACGACCCGCAGCCGTGCACGGCGCTCGTGACGTGGCTGCGCGCCGTCATCACTCATGCGGGTGAGTATCGCGGGCTGTCGCGAGCGCTCATGTCGGCCTCGCACGACGACGCCTCGGCGCTCGCGCGATGCAGCGGCCCGATGCGTGAGGCGGGCAGTGCCCTCCTCACGCGCGCCCAGCGGGCAGGCGCAGTACGCCCCGGTGTGTCCATCGGTGATCTGCTCCAGCTGACCAACGCGATCGCGCTGGCCGCCGAAGAGACCCCCGGTGACCCGGAGTTGGCCGACCGCCTGCTGACACTGACTCTGCGGGGCCTCAAGGCCTGA
- a CDS encoding DeoR/GlpR family DNA-binding transcription regulator — MFAAERRQLILEMVRANGAVSLRELARVVQTSEVTVRRDVRALEAEGLLDRRHGGAVLPGGFTRESGFPQKSHLATAEKTAIADLAASLVEEGEAIVVGAGTTTQELARRLARVPGLTVVTNSLLVAQALAHANRVEVVMTGGTLRGSNYALVGSGAEQSLQGLRVSRAFLSGSGLTAERGLSTSNMLSASVDRALVQAAAEVVVLADHTKLGTDTMFQTVPTDVITRLVTDEPPAHDDRAATELQALADQGVQIAVAGAGGSGGDTVPAGRQPPRRDVPLPGPRRGQAPGGGPQLRSAAAVLGDQPQSERARVADLRRR, encoded by the coding sequence GTGTTCGCTGCAGAACGTCGCCAATTGATCCTCGAAATGGTGCGAGCAAATGGAGCCGTGTCGCTCCGTGAGCTCGCCCGCGTCGTCCAGACCTCCGAAGTGACCGTACGGCGGGACGTGCGCGCACTGGAGGCAGAAGGACTCCTCGACCGCCGACACGGCGGTGCGGTATTGCCGGGCGGGTTCACGCGGGAGTCCGGCTTTCCGCAGAAATCTCATCTCGCGACCGCCGAGAAGACGGCCATCGCCGATCTCGCCGCAAGTCTCGTCGAAGAGGGCGAGGCCATTGTGGTGGGGGCGGGAACCACCACCCAGGAGCTGGCCCGCCGGCTCGCGCGTGTCCCCGGACTGACCGTCGTCACCAACTCCCTGCTGGTGGCCCAGGCGTTGGCCCACGCCAACCGCGTGGAGGTCGTGATGACCGGCGGCACCCTGCGCGGTTCCAACTACGCCCTGGTCGGCAGCGGGGCCGAGCAGTCCCTCCAGGGGCTGCGGGTCTCCCGGGCCTTCCTGTCGGGGAGCGGACTGACCGCCGAGCGCGGCCTGTCCACCTCCAACATGCTGTCGGCGTCCGTCGACCGCGCACTCGTCCAGGCGGCCGCCGAGGTCGTGGTCCTCGCCGACCACACCAAGCTCGGCACCGACACGATGTTCCAGACCGTGCCGACCGACGTGATCACCCGGCTGGTCACCGACGAGCCGCCCGCCCACGACGACCGCGCGGCCACCGAACTGCAGGCCCTGGCCGATCAGGGCGTGCAGATCGCGGTGGCCGGAGCCGGCGGTTCGGGCGGCGATACGGTCCCGGCGGGGCGCCAGCCGCCACGCCGGGACGTGCCGCTGCCGGGCCCCCGACGCGGCCAGGCACCCGGCGGAGGACCGCAGTTGCGCAGTGCCGCGGCGGTTCTGGGGGATCAGCCCCAGAGCGAGCGGGCTCGGGTCGCCGACCTGCGCCGACGCTGA